The window GGAACCAGGACTCGCCGCTGCGGGCCAGCCGGGCCGCGTAGGACCCGTCGACGGTGATCACGCACCCTGCCCGCGTGGCCCACTCGTTCCCGGGCACAGCCGCGGACTCGATCGCACAGGCCGCCATCGTTCGGTCACCTCCGGCGACGAAACTAGTTTTCGCACGCACAGACGTGGGACCGGCAGGCAGCCCCTTCACACATAAGAGTGGCCGACTTTCGATTCGCCTGAGGGAACAGGGGCGGGTGTGCTGGACGAGATGAGGGCACCTGTGGTTAGGGCGGCCTAAGTACAGCCTGTGCGTCGGCTGAGCAACGCCTGGAGTGTGTTCCTGATGTCCCCACGCCGCCGCGGCGCCGCCGCTGTCGCCCTCGCCGTGGCCACGGCGCTGTCCCTGGCCGCCTGCTCGTCGGGCGACGCGGGCTCCGACTCGAAGAAGTCCGACAACGGCAGCGGCGGCAAGTCCTCGCCGTGGGCGGCGAGGACTTCTCCAAGGCGGCCGAGGAGACGGCGAACATGGGCACCACGGCCAAGACCGGGAAGTTCCCGCGCACCATCGAGCACGCCATCGGCGAGACCGAACTGAAGGCCGAGCCCAAGCGGGTCGTCGTCCTCGACGTGGGCGAACTCGACAACGTCGTCTCGCTCGGCGTGAAGCCCGTCGGCTGGGCACCCACCGAGGGGTCGGCCGGCATCCCCTCGTACCTGAAGAAGGACGCGGGCAGCCCCAAGGACGTCGGCACGATCAACGCCCTCAACCTGGAGGCCATCGCCGGCCTCAAGCCCGACCTCATCCTCGGCAGCGAGCTGCGCGCCGCCAAGCTCTACCCGCAGCTCTCCAAGATCGCGCCGACCGTGTTCTCCATCCGCCCGGGCTTCACCTGGAAGGAGAACTACCTCCTCAACGCCGCCGCACTCGACAGGACCGCCGAGGCGAAGACCCGGCTCGCCGCGTACGAGAAGAAGGCCGAGGCCCTCGGCGGTGAGCTCGGCGCCGACAAGCCGACCGTCACCATGCTCCGCTACCTGCCGGGCATGATCCGCCTCTACGCCAAGGCGTCCTTCATCCATCGGCACGATCCTCGACGACGTCGGCATCCCGCGCCCGAAGAACCAGCAGATCAACGACCTCGCGGCGGAGATCGGCCCGGAGAGGATCGACGAGGCCGACGCCGACTGGATCTTCACCGGTGTCTACGGCGACGCGAAGAAGACCGACCGCGCGAGCGCCGAGGACAACCCGCTCTGGAAGAAGCTCGGCGCCGTGCAGAACGGACAGGCCAAGGACGTACCCGACGAGACCTGGTACCTCGGCCTCGGTGTGACCGCCGCCGGCGAGGTCCTCGACGATCTCGAGGGCTTCCTCGCCAAGTAGCCGCCGAAGCGGCAGGGCGGGGCGCACGACCGGGCGCCCGGAGCGGGGTCGCCCGGTCACAGCTGGTCACGTGGCCCGCGACCGGCGGGGCACGGACACAAGGCAGGTAGCCTTTCGTTCGTGCCCCGTCTGTCTGAAGCAATCGCCGCGCTCGACGCCCTCTGGCCCCCCGGGAGCGCGGAGGCATGGGATGCGGTCGGGACGGTCTGCGGAGACCCCGACCAGCAGGTGTCCCGTGTCCTGTTCGCCGTCGACCCGGTCCAGGAGGTCGTGGACGAGGCGGTGAAGCTGGGCGCGGACCTGCTGGTCACCCACCACCCGCTCTATCTGCGCGGTACGACGACGGTCGCGGCCTCGACCTTCAAGGGCCGCGTCGTGCACACCCTGATCAAGAACGACATCGCGCTGCACGTCGCCCACACGAACGCCGACCGCGCCGACCCGGGAGTGAGCGACGCCCTCGCCGGCGCGCTGGACCTGAGGGTCGTACGCCCGCTGGTGCCGGACCCCGCCGACCCCGAGGGCCGCCGCGGCCTGGGGCGCGTCTGCGAGCTGGACCATCCGGTCACCGTCCGCGAGTTCGCCGCCCGCGCCGCCGAGCGGCTGCCCGCCACCGCGCAGGGCATCCGCGTCGCGGGCGACCCCGAGGCAGTCGTGCGGACCGTCGCGGTCAGCGGCGGCTCCGGCGACAGCCTCTTCGCCGACGTACGCGCCGCGGGCGTGGACGCCTTCCTCACCGCGGACCTGCGCCACCATCCGGCGTCGGAGTTCATGGCGGACGGCACGCACAGTCCTCTCGCGCTGCTCGACGCGGCGCACTGGGCCACCGAGTGGCCCTGGTGCGAGCTGGCCGCAGCCCAGCTCGACGAGATCTCCGACCGTCACGGCTGGGACCTGCGGGTCCACGTCTCGAAGACGGTCACCGACCCGTGGAACTCCCACTCCCCTTCACCTGGAGCCCCCAACTGAACGCCGCGCCCGCCGACCAGATCCGACTTCTCGACGTCCAGTCCCTCGACGCCCGCCTGCAGCAGCTCGCGCACCTGCGGAGGTCGCTGCCCGAGCACGCCGAGATCGAGTCGCTGACCAAGGACCTCACCCAGCTGCGTGACCTGCTGGTCGCCTCGCAGACGGAGGAGAGCGACTGCTCCCGCGAGCAGACCAAGGCGGAGCAGGACGTCGACCAGGTGCGCCAGCGCGCCTCCCGCGACCAGCAGCGCCTCGACTCCGGCGCCGTCACGTCCCCCAAGGACCTGGAGAACCTCCAGCGCGAGATCGTCTCCCTCGCCAAGCGGCAGGGTGATCTTGAGGACGTCGTCCTGGAGATCATGGAGCGCCGCGAGTCCGCGCAGGAGCGGGTCGCCGAGCTGACCGGGCGGGTCTCCTCCGTCCAGTCGAAGATCGACGACGCGACGGCCCGCCGGGACAGCGCGGTCGAGGCCTTCGACAGCGAGGCCGCGACGGTCACCAAGGAGCGTGAGGTCATCGCGGGTTCCCTGCCCGCCGACCTGCTGAAGCTGTACGAGAAGCTCCGCGAGCAGCAGGGCGGCGTCGGTGCGGCCCGCCTCTACCAGCGCCGCTGCGAGGGCTGCCGCCTGGAGCTGAACATCACCGAGGTCAACGAGGTGAAGGCGGCCTCGCCGGACACGGTGCTGCGCTGCGAGAACTGCCGCCGGATCCTGATCCGTACGTCCGAGTCCGGCCTGTAGGAAGCGAGTTGACCGCCGAGGCCGACGGGGGTGCCCGGGGCGTCCCGGGGCCCGCGGTCCCCGGGACGGGAGCGCCCCGCGAGGGGCGCGGGGAACAGCGCGCCCAGCCACGGCCAACCGGCGGCCGGGCGACCACCACCGCCCCCTCCGACGCCGATGACAGCCGGTCCGCACGGAACGTGGCCTCGCGGGCGCCGGCCGTCGGAGGGGCCGCCCCGCCCGACCTCGGCACCCCCACCACCTTCGTACTGCTGCGCCACGGCGAGACCCCCCTGACCCCCCAGAAGCGGTTCTCCGGCAGCGGCGGCAGCGACCCCGCGCTGTCCGACGTGGGCCGCCACCAGGCCGCACGCGTCGCGAGCGCGCTCGCCGCCCAAGGCACCGTGCAGGACATCGTGTCCTCCCCCCTCGCCCGCTGCCGTGAGACCGCGGAGATCGTCGCCGCCGCGCTCGGACTCGGCGTACGCGTCGAAGAAGGGCTGCGGGAGACGGACTTCGGGGCGTGGGAGGGCCTGACCTTCGCCGAGGTACGGGAGCGGTACCCGGACGACATGACCGCGTGGCTGGGTTCACCGGACGCCGAACCGACCGGCGGCGGCGAGAGTTTCGAGGCGGTGGCCGGGCGCGTGGCCGAGGCCCGCGACAGACTGCTCGCGTCGTACGCCACCCGTACCGTGCTCCTCGTCTCCCACGTCACGCCCGTCAAGACCCTCGTACGGCTGGCCCTGGGCGCCCCGCCGGAAGCCCTGTTCCGCATGGAACTGTCCGCGGCCTCGCTGTCGGCGGTGGCGTACTACGCGGACGGGAACGCGAGCGTCCGGTTCCTCAACGACACGTCAGCGCTGCGTTAGCCGGGCGGTGGGGGAGGGCCGCCCGCGACTGGTGGACGGTCGCGGGCCGGTGGGGCCGACGCGCCGTTCCCCACGCGCCGTCAGACCCCGGCGCGATTCGCGAGTACCGCAGGCAACCGAACGCCTTCCCCGTGCGTAGTACCGGAGAACGCGTTGGCATGCACACGAAGCGGGGGAACGCGAATGGGGTTCACAGCACGCGCGAGAACGGCGGCTCTGGCCGCCGCGATGGCCGGGGCGCTGGTCACGGGGGCGGTGTCGGCCGGCGGCCAGCCGGCGCAGGCGGCCGGCTCCGCCACGCCGGACGGGAAGAAGGCCTGGGCGAAGGCGAAGCAACCGGCGACCGTCACGCTGATAACCGGTGACCGTGTGACCGTCGACTCCGACGGCCAGGTGGTCCAACTCGTGCGCGGCAAGGGCCGCGAGAAGATCGGCTTCTCGATACGGCGCGAGACCGGCCACACGTACGTCGTCCCGCAGGACGCCCTGCGCCTGGTCGCCGACGGGGTGCTCGACCGGCAGCTCTTCGACGTCGTGCAGTTGGTCAAGGACGGGTACGGCGACGCGCGCAGCACCACGCTGCCGCTGATCGTCGGCTACTGGAAGGACAGCGCCGGAGCCGGGGCCCGCAACGGAGCCCGCGACCCGCTCGCGGGCGTGGCCGTCCGGGAGCGCCGTGCGCTGCCCGTGGTCGACGGTGAGGCCTTCGAAGTGCCCAAGTCCGGTGCCCAGGCGGTGTGGGCGGCTGTCACCGGCCGCTCGTCGGGCCGTACGGCAGGCGGTACGGCCGCTTCCGCGCGGCCCGTCGCCCACGTCTGGCTGGACGCGAAGGTCCGGCCCACCCTGGCGGAGAGCGTGCCGCAGATCGGCGCGCCCGACATGTGGAAGTCGGGCTACACCGGCAAGGGCATCAAGGTGGCGGTCCTGGACACCGGTGTGGACGAGACCCACCCCGACCTCCAGGGCGTCGAGACGGCGCAGAAGAACTTCAGCACGTCCCCCGACACCAAGGACCGCTACGGGCACGGCACGCACGTGGCCTCCATCCTCGCCGGGAGCGGGGCGAAGTCCGGCGGCCGCTACAAGGGTGTGGCGCCCGACGTGCAGCTGCTGGACGGCAAGGTCCTGGACGATGACGGCGACGGAAGCATGTCGGACATCGTCTCCGGCATGGAGTGGGCCGTCGACCAGGGCGCGAAGGTCGTCAACGTGAGTCTGGGCTTCACCGACTCCCCGGGTGACGACCCGGTGGAGACGGCAGTCGCCCGGCTCTCCGACAAGGCCCTGTTCGTGGTGTCCGCGGGCAACGAGGGCGACGGGCCCCGTACGGTCAGGTCGCCGGCCAGCGCCCCCGAGGCGCTCACCGTCGGCGCCGTGGACAAGCAGGACGAGCTCGCCGTGTTCTCCAGCCGCGGCCCGACCCTCGACGGAGCGCCCAAGCCGGACATCACCGGCCCCGGTGAGGACATCACCGCCGCCCTGACCACGCAGAGCGAGAGCCCCTCGGACGAGGGCTACGTATCCCAGTCCGGCACGTCGATGGCCGCTCCGCACGTCGCGGGCGCCGCCGCCCTGGTGCTCCAGCAGCACCCGGACTGGGACGGGGCCCGGCTGAAGTCCCTCCTGACCGGCTCGGCCAAGCCCCACCCGCTGCTGAACGCCAACCAGCAGGGCGCGGGCCGCGTGGACCTGACACGCGCCGCCACGGCCCGGGTCGCCGCCGAGCCCGGCTCCCTCGGCTTCGGCACGCACGCCTGGCCGCACGCCGACGACAAGCCGGTCACCAAGACCCTCACCTACCGCAACCACGGCACCGAGGCCCTCACCCTGCAGCTGAGTGCCTCCGGCGCCGACTCGTCGGGCGACCCTGTGCCGGCCGGCATGTTCACCGTCAAGGACGCGCAGCTCACCGTCCCGGCCGGCGGCACCGCGAAGACCACCGTCACCGCCGACACACGCAAGGGCGCCGTCGACGGCGTCTTCGGCGGCACCGTGCTGGCGTCGGGCGACGGCCAGCAGGTGCGCACCGGACTCGTGGTCGAACGGGAGGTGGAGTCGTACGACGTCACGGTGCGGCACATCGACGCCGACGGGGTGAACGCGTCCAACTACGCGACGACGATCAACCCCGTCGACGGAAACGGCGCCCGCACGGAGCTCCCGTCCAGCGAGAACGGCACGGTGGTCCAGCGACTGCCCAAGGGCTCCTACCAGTTGGAGAGCCTGGTCTTCGCCGAGGACAACGAGGTGGGCTTCTTCGTCCAGCCGGTTCTGAAGGTGGACAAGGACGTCTCGGTCACTCTCGACTCACGCAAGGCGAAGCCGATGGTCGTGAAGGCCCCGGATCCGGCCGCGAAGCTCGTCACCTCCGTCGTCGGTTACTACGACGATGCCGCGGGGTCCAACACCTGGTCCACCAACGGGGTGCCGCCGATCCGCACCGCCGCCATCGGCGCGGCTTCCGACACGATGCGGGCCCAGTTCAACGGCGTGTGGAAGACGCCCGGCGCGGCCGGCAAGAACGTCGACTACCGGCTCGCCTTCAACCGCAAGGGGAGCTTCTTCACCGGCCTGAACCGCACCGTCACCCGGGCCGACGTGGCCGAGGTGAAGCTCGGCTTCGGTGCCTCCGTCACCGGAGTCAAGGGCCAGGTCCGCATCACGCCGCTGGACGCGGACGGGAGGAGCATCGGTATCGGCGAACCGCCGGAGCAGACCCTGCCGCGGTCCACCACGCACTACCTCAGCACGGCCGGCGTGCGCTGGTCCTGGAGGGCCTTGCAGCTCGACGCCCGCAGCGAGGCGCGCATGATCTACGCGAAGGATGAGGTGACCTACCGGCCGGGCTCCAGCCACACGCTGAAGTTCAACACCGGTGTGGTCGGTCCCGACCTCGCGGCGGGCAGCCCGCACCAGCAGGGCGCCGAGCGGATCGGCGACTCCGTCCTCGCCATGGTCCCGCTGTTCAACGACGGCGGCGGCAACCTGGGCTCCTCGACGGTCACCAAGGGCTTCGCCCGGCTGGAGTCCGGTGGGCGCATCCTCGGCGAGGGCCCTGCCACGGACTGGCTGAGCACCGAGGTCCCCGCCGCCTCCGCCGCGTACCGTCTGACGGTCGAGGCGAGCCGCGCCGCCGCGGACACCTCCACCAGTACGAAGGTGACAGGGGTGTGGACGTTCACCTCGGCCCGGCCGGCGTCGGACGACATGGTCAGGCTGCCGCTGTCGACGGTGCGGTTCGCGCCGAAGCTGACCCTGCGCGGCACGGCTCCGGCGGGCGGCACGCTCAAGGTGCCGCTGAAGCTGGGCGGCGCGGCCGCCGCGGCCGGGCAGGTCGCCACGCTCACCGTCAAGGTCTCCTTCGACGGTGGCCGGACGTGGAAGCCGCTCACCGTGACGACCGACGCGAACGGGGCGCGCTCGGTGAGCGTGAAGCACCCGGCGACCGCCAAGGCAGTGACCTTCCGGGTGGACCTGAAGGACAAGGGCGGCAACACGGTGCGCGAGACGATCACGAACGCCTACCGGCTCGCTCCGTGAGGTGACCGCACGACGGTGACCGGTGCCCGGCACCGGTGAACCCTCCGGCCCGGCCCCGCACCCGCGGGGACCGGGCCGGAGCCACGTCCGGCCGACCGGCAAGCAGTACTGACGGGCGGGGCAACGGCCCTGGGCGAACCGGCCGAACGCGCGGGTTCGACGGCGGGTGGCTCGGCGCGCGGGTCCGACAGTGCCCGAGGCGCTCGGGGTGTTCGGGCTGCCCGGGTCGCGAGTCCCGGGTCGCGGGTCGCGAGTCGTGAGTCGCCTCAGCGTGAGGCGTGCCTCAGGCTCGCGGCCTCCCGCGCCAGTTCCTCCACCCGCGGCCAGTCCCGGGACGCGATCGCATCCGGCGGAAGCATCCAACTGCCGCCCACGCACAGGACGTTGGGCAGCGCCAGGTACTCCGGGGCCACGGCGGGGCCGATGCCTCCGGTGGGGCAGAAGCGGGCCTGCGGCAGCGGTCCGGCCAGCGACTTCAGATACGCCGTGCCGCCCGCCGCCTGAGCCGGGAAGAACTTCATCTCGCGCACGCCCCGCTCCAGCAGCGCCACGACCTCGGACGTCGTCGACACCCCTGGCAGGAACGGCACTCCGGACGCCTTCATGGCGTCGAGCAGTGCGTCCGTCCAGCCGGGGCTGACGAGGAAGCGCGCCCCGGCGGCCACCGACAGCGCGGTCTGCTCCGGCGAGATGACCGTGCCCGCCCCGACCACCGCGTCCGGCACCCCGTCCGCGATGGCCCGGATCGCGTCGAGCGCCACCGGGGTCCGCAGGGTCACCTCGATCGCGGGCAGCCCGCCCGCGACGAGCGCCCGAGCCAGCGGCACGGCGTCCGAGACGTCCTCGACGACGACCACGGGCACGACGGGCGCCAGTTCCAGCAGGGACGAGGGCGACGGGAATGACGAGGGTGACGAGGGTGACGGGAATGCGGGCGAGGGCAGGGCCATGCCCTCATCCTGCCCGCGACGAACACTCCCCGCAAAGGCCGTTGCACAGGGTGCAATAGGTGACTGATCGCGCTCAGTGGATCTCGTCCACCAGCACGTCCAGCGTCCACGCCTTGCCCGTACCGACCGGGGGCGCCGCCTCCACGACGTACCCCAGGTCCCGCAGCGCCTCCACCAGCTCCGCGGGCCCCGACGGCACGGACCCGGACTCCATGAGGCTCCGGACGATCCGCCCCTTGGTCGCCTTGTTGAAGTGGCTGACCACCTTCCGGGTCGGCGCGTGCAGCACCCGCACGCTCGCCGTCCGCCCCGCGACCTCGCCCTTCGGCCGCCACGCGGCCACGTACCCCGAGGACCGCAGGTCCAGCACGAGCCCGCTCCCGGCGGCCTCGGGCAGCACGGCGGCCATCGGCGCCCGCCAATGCGCGCCCAGCGACCCGAGACCCGGCAGCTTCACACCCATCGAGCAGCGGTACGAGGGAATCCGGTCCGTCACCCGGACCGCGCCCCAGAGCCCCGAGAACACGAGCAGCGACCGCGAGGCCCGCCGCCTGGCCGCCGTGTCGAGGGAGGCCAGGCCGAGGGCGTCGTACAGGACACCCGTGTAGATCTCCCCGGCGGGACGCGCGCCCGCGGTCCGCAGCTCCGTGTTCTTGGCGATCTCGCCGCGCAGGCCCTCGCTCAGCCCGAGCACCTCGCGCGCCTTCTCCTCGTCGCCGACACACAGCTCGACCAGCTCGTCGAGAACCGCCTGCCGCGCTGCGGAGAGCCCCGGCAGCGACAAGGACTCCGGCTTCAGCGGCGCGCCCCGCCCGGAGGGAGCCTTTCCTTCGGAAGGCGGCAGCAGCACGAGCACGGCGGTTCTCCTTGGGACTTTCGGTACGTACGAGAAGCACGCGCCAGCCTACGGGGTGCCGCCCGCCCCACCCCGACCTACGCTCGCCCTATGCCACGCCGCCAGATACGTGTGACCGGTGCAGCCGAGGCTCCTCTGCGGGCCGCGCTGCGCGCTCTGCGAACCGAACTCGGCGTGCCCGAGTCCTTCCCGCCGGACGTGCTCGCCGAGGCGGAGCGGGCCGCGAGGGAACCGACACTGCCGGCGTACGACGCGACGGACGTTCCCCTCTTCACCATCGACCCGCCCACGTCGACCGACCTCGACCAGGCGATGCACCTGTCCCGCCGCCCGGGCGGCTACCGCGTGCGGTACGCCATCGCCGACGTCGCCGCATACGTCGTACCCGGGGGACCACTGGACGCGGAGGCACACCGCAGGGTCACGACCCTCTACTTCCCGGACGGCAGGATCCCCCTCCACCCGCCGGCGCTGAGCGAGGGCGCCGGGAGCCTCCTCCCGGACCAGACGTGCCCGGCCGTCCTGTGGACCATCGACCTCGACGCGGACGGCAGTCCCACCGCCACGGACGTCCGCCGGGCCCTCGTCCGCAGCCGCGCCAAACTCGACTACGCGTCCGTGCAGCAGCGGATCGACGCGGGCACCGCCGAAGAACCGCTCGCCCTCCTCAAGGACATCGGTTTGCTGCGCGAACAGCGGGAGGTGGCGCGCGGCGGCATCTCGCTGAGCGTCCCCGAGCAGGAGATCGTCGAGCGCGACGCCACGTACGAACTCGCCTACCGCGCACCGCTGCCCGCCGACGGCTGGAACGCGCAGATCTCCCTCCTCACCGGCATGGCCGCGGCCGAGCTGATGCTCACGCACGGCACCGGCATCCTGCGCACGCTCCCGGCCGCCCCCGACGGCGCCGTCGGCCGGTTGCGGCGCACCGCGACGGCGCTGCGCATCGACTGGCCGCACCACGTCTCGTACGCGCAGCTCATCCGCTCGCTCGATCCGAACCGGCCGCACCACGCGGCCTTCCTCCAGGAATGCACGACGCTGCTGCGCGGCGCGGGCTACACCGTCTTCCAAGGCGGCGTCGTCCCGGACCTCACCACGCATGCCGCCGTCGCCGCCCCCTACGCCCACTGCACGGCTCCGCTGCGCCGCCTGGTCGACCGGTACGCCTCCGAGTTGTCCCTGGCCGCGGTGGCGGGGGAGGAGCCGCCGGAGTGGGTGCTCGCCGCCCTCGACGAGTTGCCGAAGCGGATGGCCGAGGGTACGCGCCGCGCGGGCGCGGTCGAGCGGGGGTGCGTCGACCTCGTCGAGGCGGCCCTGCTCAAGGACCGCGTCGGTGAACTCTTCGACGGCACGGTCGTGGACGTACGGGAACGTGAACCCTCCGTCGGGACCGTCCAGTTGGCGGACCCGGCCATCGTCGCCCGCGTCGAGGGCGGGAGCGGGCCGCTGCCGTTGGGGGAGCGGCTGCGGGTGCGGCTCACCCAGGCCGACCCGGGGTCGGCGAAGGTGCTGTTCGCTCCCGCGTGAGCTCGCGTACGGCTCGTAGGTCGCGTACCAGTGCGTCGGGTTCGTCGGCGTGGAAGCGGATCAGCCGTACGTCCTGGGGGCGCCCGAGGAACGTGAAATGCCGTACCGGGGCGGCCAGTTCGAGTGTGATCGTGGTCTGGGCGGCCATGGCCAGGTCGAGCCGTCCCGCGCTCCGCTCGTGCGTGGTGACCAGCTCGCGGCGTACGGACGCGATGGCGGACAGCGGGACGCGCAGGTCGACATGGGCGGCCCGGCGGATGCGCAGGACCGTGCCGTCGAGGACGTGCGGACGGGTCACGGCGGCCGCGTGCATGCCGACGACGAGCAGCAGCGTGTAGACGTCGAGGACCAGCACCACCCGGTGCACGGCGGGATGGTTGCGCAGGAGCACCGCCATGCACGCGCTTTCGAGCACGCACACGAAGGCGAAGCCGAACATCATGGCGCCCTGCCCCCGGGCGTACCCGAAGGCGCGGCCCCGCTCCACGCCGTGCGGGCGCCGGGCGGCCCACCGGGCGATGCTCGCCAGCAGCCGCACCTCATGGGCGAAGAGCCGCCGCAGGGCCCTCGGGGCCCTCATCGCGCACGCTCCACGAGGAGGTGCATCGTCCGCCGGACCGCCGCGGCCTGCGCGGGCGGGAAGTCGTCGAGGAAGGCGCCCAGGAAGCCGCCGTTGTCGTTCATACCGACTCCGTCCAGGTCGAGTTGGGCGAGTCCCATGTCCGTCAGGGCCTCGTCAGGGAGGCACTCGGCGAGGGCGCGGGCGGCCTCCTCGACGCGCGGGTCGGCCACGTCGGCGTCGGCGAGGTCGTCGAGCAGTCCGTACGCCCTGTGCGTGCGCTCGGCAGCGCCCGGCACGTCGGCGGCGGCGCGCAGGGCGGACAGCAGACGCTCCCGGTCCTTGGGGGCGGCGACCGTTTCGAGCAGGGCGATCATCTCGCGGTCCTTCGCGGCCATCGCCGGCTCCGGATACCGGGTCAACTCGCTGAAAATAGCGGCGAGTTCGGGAGAGACGGGCCCTTCGGCGGGCATGTCACCGCCGTCGAGCAGGGCGCGCAGCCGCAGCCGCCGGGCCCGGATCGCCGCCTCCTGCCGTGCCAGGTCGTCGTCGAGTTCCGCGAGCACCTCGGCGAGGTCGCGGCCCGCGTCGTCCGCGAGGACGTCCCGGACCTCGGCGAGGCCGAGCCCCAGCTCGGTCAGCCGCCTGATCCGGGCGAGCGCGACGGCGTGCCGCAGTCCGTAGTCGCGGTAGCCGTTGGGCCGCCGCTCGGGTTCGGGCAGCAGCCCGAGGTGGTGGTAGTGCCGCACGGTCCGCGTCGTGACGCCGACGGTCGAGGCGAGCTCTCCGATCCGCATGCCCTCAGTAGAAACGTTGACGTTGCGTCGGGGTCAAGCGGCGGTGCGCCGTGCGGGTGTCCGGCACTCCGGCCCACCCGCCGGGCGGGTGTCTGGCGCACTCCCGCCCACCCCTTGACGGCTAACGGCGTTAGCCTTACGGTTGTGGCTAACAGTGTTAGCCGGTGATCGTCGACCGGCTGCCACGCCGTCCGCCCGCCCTCAGGAGGCACCGATGAGCACGAGCACCGCAACTGGCACTGTCGGCTCGACCGGTACGACCGGTACGACCGGCGCCGGCGGCTCGACCGGCATTGTCGGCTCGACCCGCACCACCGGCACGGCCACGGTGTTGCGACGCCGAGGAGCCCTCGCCGTCACCCGCCGCACGGCCTGGTTGCTGAACGCCCTCTTCTGGTCGGCCTTCGCCGTACTCGAAGGCGCGAACCACGGCTGGCTCGCCGGACTCGTGGCCGCGGCGTTCTTCATCGCCCCCGACCTCACCTTCCTGGTCGGCCTCGGCGACGCTCCCCGCATGGCGAAGGGGCAGCTCCCGCCCCGCGCGGTGCCGTACTACAACGCCGCGCACCGGGCGGCCCTCCCCCTCGCCCTGATGACGCTCTACGCCTTCGGCCCCGTGGCCTGGCCCCCGGTGTTCGCGGCCCTGTGCGGCTGGCTCGCCCACATCTCGTACGATCGCGCCTTCGGCTACGGACTGCGGACGAAGGAGGGCTTCCAGCGTGACTGACCGGCAAGAGGCCAAGGCCGACGAACAAGGCGCCAAGGCCGACCGGCGAAGGGCCGGGGCCGGGGCCGGTGGGCTGTCGCCCCGGGCCCGCGCGATCGTCGCGGCGGCCC of the Streptomyces aurantiacus genome contains:
- a CDS encoding MerR family transcriptional regulator; amino-acid sequence: MRIGELASTVGVTTRTVRHYHHLGLLPEPERRPNGYRDYGLRHAVALARIRRLTELGLGLAEVRDVLADDAGRDLAEVLAELDDDLARQEAAIRARRLRLRALLDGGDMPAEGPVSPELAAIFSELTRYPEPAMAAKDREMIALLETVAAPKDRERLLSALRAAADVPGAAERTHRAYGLLDDLADADVADPRVEEAARALAECLPDEALTDMGLAQLDLDGVGMNDNGGFLGAFLDDFPPAQAAAVRRTMHLLVERAR
- a CDS encoding DUF4260 family protein; translation: MSTSTATGTVGSTGTTGTTGAGGSTGIVGSTRTTGTATVLRRRGALAVTRRTAWLLNALFWSAFAVLEGANHGWLAGLVAAAFFIAPDLTFLVGLGDAPRMAKGQLPPRAVPYYNAAHRAALPLALMTLYAFGPVAWPPVFAALCGWLAHISYDRAFGYGLRTKEGFQRD